The Lolium rigidum isolate FL_2022 chromosome 2, APGP_CSIRO_Lrig_0.1, whole genome shotgun sequence genomic interval GGACACAAATGGGTATAGTTGTGATGAAGTTTCTAAGAACCTGAAGGCAATCAAATGTTAGTTTATTGATTATTACTAGTCTTTTGTTGGTCTCGTCctccatatttttattttctttcttggaAGTGCATTATTTACATTCGGGAAGTGCACATGGATCAATTTGATATTTATGTTCAATATTCGTGATAATTTATCTTCATTTCTGGAAGTTCACACTTCATTCCGTAGCAGATCAGTGTAGGTCTTCTTGGGGCTGACCGAGCACCTGGCTGCTGCATTGGGGTTCAAATATAATCGAACCATCTTCACttttgttggatagttcacttcggaCATAATGGGAAGCTCAATTTGCACACCGTGAaaattcatttcatttttctATGAAACAAACTAAATGGTAATGGTGAGTTCACTTTTGTAAAAGTGAAGTTCAGTCCGCAAATAAAATGAAGTTCATTTGAACAAAAATGCATATTGTTGAGGAGCTCAATCTTGTTTTGATGTATAAAAGAATTATCTAGTATTTCATTTGCTCTTGACCATCTACCACTGTCTACTAGTATCCTTATGCTATCTTTTTTGTTATATGTAAGGTACACCACTTGATCAAGCCTACTATGCTATATCCGGTAATACTCCATGGGGAAGTTTGTCTATTTTCTCACGGGAGTTGCCTCATCAACTATTTTGTCGGCCAAACCACAATGGAAGTTCACTTTCTCTTGGTGTGAAAGTTCAGCTTTATATAGTCCAGGCACATTGATAAATCGTGCATTACAGTAAAATAACAGTTTAAGCTAGGTAGAATGACAGATTATATTGCACGACAATCTCGTTTGTCAGAGAGGAAGTTTATGATGATCTACAAAGTTAGTGAAGTGTGAATCAGATAAACTTCTCAATTTTCTCAACCAACTTAACTATGTCAGATTGGATGGCAGATTGTACTCACAATGTGAGAAGTGAGAAGAATACTATAAGGGGATGTACCAACTTAGCGAATCAGCATTTGATGAAGTTCAGAATAGTCTCGACCAACATGTATATGAACATAATAAGATGAACTAGCATattgcccgtgcttcgctacggaaccACGCAACTAATTCAGCATATGACTTTTTTTTAAAATATAGTGCCGTTGTTTGTTAGGTGCACATGCTCCAGTAAAGATGCCTAAGATTTGACGATATTTTATTACAAGTGTAATGTGATCACAaataaatagaaatatgaagccaTTATTTCCAAAATTCTTTGACAGTTTTTTATTTTAGCAACATATGATTTTGCTTTTCTGTCTCTGTTGCCTTCTTTgtccttttttttttggagagaaTGATTTAGGGTGTGCATATAAATAAGGTCATGTATATTATTTGAATCACCAACCGTATATAGCAACCCTTGACCTGACGTTTAGACAACAGTAAAAACATCCTCTATAATGGATTTTTTTGTGAGGGATAATGGACTTGTATGTCTGCCATCGCTATCaccaaaaaatattttaaaaaaagcaTATGCCGAATTAGATAGGCTGATAGTCTGAACAAATTGTGGCCTGTCTGCCTCTCCCACTGCGCACACATGGTGTAGCTTGGGCGAGGCCTAGGCAATCTTTAAAAATCATTGGAAAATATTGAAGCAGATGAATGAAGGGATAAGATTTGCTTTCTCTCCCGTACAGTACATACCGAAATTCCCCCCATGAGCGCCGCTGTGAGGAAATGAGGAGTCAAGCTGGCTGCGTCGTGATGTGCCGGTCGTGGGCCGCTGCAGCTGCTACTCACGAGGGCGTCCTACGGCCGACGCGTTGAAGTGTAGTCCAGTTGCGCGGCGACCGGGAGCCGATCGTCCTCCTGCTAGGATGCAAGAATGACGAGGATGGGGGAACAGCTCCGCTGGACATAGCACGCCAACATCGCCCGGGAAGCGGCCGTCATCTGTCCAGGCTGCGGGAGTGGCGAGCGCGCCGCCTCGGCCGCGTCTGCGGCAGAAGGATTAGACTTTTCAGCCTTTGACGATAGCAGCGAGCGCTGGTTGATTTCCGGTTCCTTGAAGGTCCTATTTCCAAAAGTATTTCGGTCGATGATGGAAGACTGGAAGTCTGGAAGGACAGGGGTGGACTGCGGGTTGATTTACCAGAAATTGTGTGCTAAAATGCAAAACACGCGATGTACGACCAAGTAAAACAATAGCGACCAAGGAAAACAATAGCGTGCTAAACAAAATAGCGTGGCTTTCCAAAATACGCTATGAAGATTATAACGtgctaatagcgcgctattttgcaAAATAGCGTTTCAAAAAAATAACAAATGTAGTATGTATACTAAGGATTTCAGTACATCAAAAGTTATCTACATCACAACGATCAACAAATTAAATTGACAAAGTCCTGATCGTACTGAAAGATAAACTCGATTTGTCAGTCCAACAAGTGGACAAGTAGAGATAACTAATTAACCTGCCAACAAGCAAACAATTAAAGAACTACATATCAAAAGTGGTAACCAAAATGAGATGAACTAGATGGATAATGCATTCGGTGAAGAAGAACCGCATATTGAAGCTCATTACAAGCAACTTCTTTTCCTTAGGCAGATTGCATCAGTAGCTCTTACTCATTGTGATGTTGATTCCTCTTATTCTTCAACATGTACGCGTTATGTGAGGAGGAGTGGGAATTATTGATGTCCTTCTGTGGTTTCTAGCGGGTTGAATGACTACGGTTATAATGGGGATTTAGGAAGCTCATGGGCCAAAGGATCCAAAATAGCTAGTCGGCTGCTCGATTTCCCTGTAAAAATAGCACCGCTACAACGCTATAAAATAGCGTCGCTATAACGCTATGAAAAATAGCGCGCATAGCGCGGCTAATAGCGTGATTAGCGTCATAGCGAGCCGAATGTGCATAGCGTAGCGTTCACTTTTCAAGTACGCTATAGCGCCGCTACAACgtcaaaatagcgcgctatttttcgcAACGCGCCATACCGGTtggaatttaatagtaaagaaagaGAGAATTGATAATACATGGAAAGCATGGAGCCAAAACAGCAATCACCAAAATATTTAATACGTGGAAAGCACTATTCCTTCACTGTTGTAGCCTCCCGCGGCCGGCGGATTAGTGGAGCCTCCACCACGATTAGATGTACGACCGGGCACCAGAAGCCGCAGCGGCAGCAGTGGCCATGGCGCGAAGAGCGCCTCTAATTTTGCTCACGAGAGCTCGGGTCGACGTCATCGGTGCCGTGAGACTTTCACGCCGACAGAACTACATTcacctccaagcaagccccaccGCCTCTTGAAGCGCATCGAAGATCAGGCATGTCGGAGACGTACGTAGCAGGCGAGCCTGTCCGCATGATGAGAGGACGGACAACTCTGTGTTCGCCATCTCCAGCTGCAGCTCACACACAACGTTCGCCGCCCCTCACAAACGCGTCCACAGTCAAGCCAGTCGTGGTGCGTGACGCGGTTGGTCGGGAAGAACTTCGGGAGCTGGCCAGCGAGGTAGGAGGGCTCCAGGCCACAGCCAGACGGAAGCCTCGAATCCAGACTCTCTAGCATACATGCATACGTACTACTCAATCTTCCAACACATGCATATGTCCACATGTACAAAGTCCGGCAGGGATGGATTGAACACTGGCCGGTGCTGGCTCTTCTGACTACTGAGCACTATTTAAAAAAGATGTGTCGCCATTTTTTTAAGTTCAATAGCAAATCCCGGTCCTGTGTAAGAGCAAACTGCAGCTACAGATATACAGAATTGGTGTGCTCTGCAATCCTATATAATCCATCTTATTTGAAGTCATGATACACTTTAAGCCAAGTTTTCATCATATTACCCCTATATTTAGCATGCCTTGGTTAATTCTATTTTTATTGTGTACGTTTGCTTATTTTTGAAATAAGATGTGAGAACTAATTTAGAACAGAGGAAGTATTATTCTGGTTTATCATTTTGTTGGGAGAATAGggttagattttaaagaaatttttTACTATCTTTAGTATTAAGGTAAAACCTGCAAATGTCTGGCGTCTAGAAGTTACAAACCAAATGCCACCCGTAACTGGCAGTTATTATCCCTCTCGTCCTTCGCTCCCGATACTTTTACCTCGGTCACATCTACTTACTATGTCAACAGATTTTTATTCTGATCCATGGTATATGTTCATGCTCTGATTTTTTTGGGAGTTTTAGAAATGTTTTGTACCCAATTTTTAAATAAGATTACGATTTTATCATTATTAAATAAATCCAGagaatatttggggatcatagacCATAGATTCTCATTTTTATCTGTGCGAAATGATAAAGATTAAAGTGAGCTTATTTTCCGTCCATGTTAGAACATTATGTTGAATCTTGTATTGTTGACACTGATATGTATTAACATCAAACTCCATTACGAAATTGATGCTTTAAAAAATCTAATTGACTGCAAGTTCGTTATGATTTTTAGGGAAAGGCTAGCACCCATTATGCATCGGCATCGCCATGAAAATTTTGGAGGGCAACGAAACACTTTCCACCCTTAGATACATCCGAAAGATATTAACTGCCGTttctccgtagcgaagcacggataTTCTGCTAGTGAAAAATACTCCATCAGTCCCATAAAACATCAAACatgttttaatttatttttcaaattttgataTATCTATACATTAAATAGAAACTACATATATCTAGATTTAAACAAAGTTACAACATTTGTTATGGAACTGAGGgataattttttcttttgtttccagTGGGATGCGCCGTTGGGTTTTTTTGGTGCCGTTTTTTTATTTCTctcttttgttttaaaattagttttattttattcAGCTTATTTTTCTTGTTctcattttctttcctttttctcatCTTTTCTTTGATGTTTTCTATTTTTATTCTTTAGCAATGCATATGTTATATAAGAAATGTGCGACACCACCCAATTTTCGAAACAAGttgcatttttttaaaaaatcatgcAATTAGCATTGGATTTTTGAAATGAGATGCAATTTTCTACGAAAAGTGCAACAACAAACAACATGTTTTCATATGAGTTGAACTTTCTCAGGAAAAATGTGCAAGTTCAACTTCTATTTCAGTATGAATAATAACACTTTTCTTAAGAAACATTAATTATCAGTATTCTTGAACGAGATGACCTTTTCTCAAGAAACATGCTACTAGCAACCGGTTTCTATACGAACGACATTTTAATCAAGAAATATGCAACTTTAGCCGGTTTCCCGGACGAGGCGTTTTTGCTTCTGCGAGCATATGCTCGTGTTTGTTGAAATGAGTTCTAAATGAAGTTTTAAATGTCAAAAGAATTCCAATAAAAAATTGATGCTCATAAAGTAGTTTcgccaaaaataaaaaaaattatcatgtgcaaaaagacaaaatttggtgctaaaatagaGCTTTTCACGATacatttctttatttttctacACAGGACGTAAAAATTAtcagtttttcgtgaaacttggcgTGGGCACATATAATGTTGACATATACACACCAAATTTTTGTTCATATTGTTTTtagattttaaaatgtttttctaGCTAGTACGAGCATATGCTCCCAAGTTCAAATGTGCATTTCCGCGTGTTCCCATACTAGTTACAGTTTTTGTTAAAACCGTGCAATTAGCAAGTGATTTAGTTGCACTATTCTTCACAAACATGCAAGTGATTATCGGAATGAATTAAACTTTTGCTAGGAAATGGGCAACTCCAACATGTATTTCATTTACGAGTTGCATTTTTTCATGAAAAAACATGCAATTAGCAAACGATTTTCGGAACATGTTGCATATTACCTAAGCAACATGCAAGGCACAAGTGGGCTCCGATaaagagttgcacttttcttagcAAATGTGCATCTCCAACAGTTTCCAATAcatgttttctttcttttatcaaaaaaaatgcAATTAGCAAAAACATGTAACTAGCAAGCAGTTTCGGTAAGAATtgtatttttctcaaaaaaaaggaATTTATGGTGTTATTCCATTATGAGTTACACTTTTCTTTAAAACATGCAATTAGAAACCGGTTTTCAACAAGAGAAGTACATTTCCAACCGATTTTCGATAATTGTTGCACCTTTCTCAACAAACATGTAAGTAGCAAGTGGTATTCCAAAATGAGTCTTGTACTTCTCTCATGAAATGCGCATATACCAACCATTCGATATAATTAAGTTGCATTTTTCTCCAATGAAAAAAGATCAACTCTACCCGGTGTAGTTGCACTTTTATTTTCTTTAAGAAACATGCAATAAGCAAAAGGTTCTTAGAAGGAGTTGATTTGCTGtaagaaaattttattttttattgtgCACAAGTTTTGTTTTTAATTTGGCTGCCTATGTTTGCTAAAAATCATTTATATTTTTAGGTTAAAAAAGATTTCCATGCATACGTGTGCATCCGATAACAACCCATGCATGGGCCTCTAGAAACGAAGCATCATATGTCCCTCAAGCCGGCAGTTTTACTACTGCCCTCATGTGTATCATTTTCTGAATTTCTATTTAGGGGATTGCAATTCTTCTCTGTATGCTGATTTCCAATCTGTTCTTGCTGATAAAGAAGAACCAATGGTAACAACCAATCTATTCTTGCAATTCTACTCTCTAGTCTCTATTTTCTTCTTTCCAATATGTGCATGCTtttacataattcttgcactcatTCTCATACGTTATGTGCTTGTAATTGTCAGGATGAAGATGTGTCCATCTTAACTGAAGAATAAGACAAGTGAGGCTGTGAGCTGTGACTTGTGAGGGTGGTTGCTGCTTGCTTGGCATTGGAATTCTGGGCGGGTGTTCCTGGGAGATCTCATAGTTGCCGGCTTGCAGCCTATTTGTGTAATCATGTTGAATATTGTGCCTGTGAGGCCACTTTTTATTTATGTAATCTGATTTGTGATTGTGACCTGCATGGCTGCTAGCCTGCTACTTAAAATATTCTTGAGACAATATATTTCtaattggcatgcatttaaacgcTGGATTATGCCACTGTTATGcttaaaattctgaaaattctgcTACTTCATGTGTTTATTGTGCAGACCCGATGGGTGCCCGTCGGGTCGGGTGACCCGTCGGGTTCAGGCGTGGGTGAGATATTACGCCCATGGGCAGGGTAATGGGCACAGACCCTTGCCCATTTGCTAATCGGGCATGGGTGTGGGAGAGCTCGACCCGGCCAAACCCGACCCATTGCCGGCTTGATATGTGCCCTTGCAAATTACTTGCAGCTAGCTCCGTCACCGCAGGCCTCATCCCTTACTGGAATTCCGTTAATGATTATTTGCTACCAGTAGAAAAATTGCAAGTAAAGACAAATCTGGAAAAACATGCTCGTCTTATTTATCAAATTGGAGGTAACAGTACTCCACACAAAAGACAAATCTGGCCGGAGTAGCTTCATGCCACATATTACAATTAAGAAATATTGTACTGGCGGTGGATTGGTTCCAGTGTTGATGCTTAATTCATGTCCCTGAGTTGTGCGTACTCTCTTGGAAGGGCACCGACTTCCTTAGCCTTCTCCTTGACAAGCTTCCATGCGTCCCGGACGTGGCGCATCTGCGTCATGGCTCCGCCCATGGCCATACGGATAACAAACTTGTTATCCACCACAAAGTGTGTCATGAACGCCCGTCCGCTTGTGTTGATGGCCACGAGGAGCTTGCGGTTCAAGGCGTCCACAGCATGCTCACCCTCTAGCTCATACTGTGGGCGGAGGCGGAAGGTCACGAGGGAGAAGCTCCTCGCCGTCACGACCTCGAACCGTTCGTCCGCTGTGACCATCCGCTCGAACCACTTGGCCATTTCGACGTGCCTCCGTATGTGTGCCCTCATCCCTGCTGCGCCGTGGCGGCGCAAGACCACCCATAGCTTCATGGCACGGAAAGGGCGCGACAATGCAATCTGCCAGTCCTTATAGTCGATCACCTCTGTGCATCCCTTGCCGATATTGTTGAGGTACTCCGGGTTAGTCGACACTGCGGAGGTAAGCACTTGTGGGTTGGCAACCCACAGGCAGCAGCAGTCCATGTTGGTGAGGAACCACTTGTGCGGGTTCATGCTCACCGAATCCGCGAGCTCAGCGCCGTCGATGCAGTCCCGGAACTCGGGGCAGACCAGGGCGCTTCCAGCGAACGCAGCGTCGACGTGCAGCCACATGCCATACCTCCGCGCCACCTCCCCGAGACCGCGCACAGGGTCGACGGCGCCGACCCCGGTAGTGCCAATGGTGGCGCAGAGGTACAAGGGCACGAGCCCACTGGCAATGTCGGCCTCCACCGCGTCGCAAACGCTGTCAGCTGTgaggccgtaccccgacgatgccGACGTTGGGATGATGCGGAAGTTGGCTGGCGGAATGCCGATGATGCTCGCGCCCTTCTGGAAGGTGGCGTGGCTCTGATCGGAGGCGTAGACCACCAGCCTCACGATGCCTTCATGCCCCAAGCTTCTTAGGGCGCGATCGCGTGCAGCCGCAAGCGTGGACACCACGCCTTCGCAGGTGCTTCCGTGCAgcacgcccccgccgccgccggagaagaggAAGCGGTCCGGGAGGCCTAGCAGCTTGCACATCCAGTCCACCACGACGCTCTCAAGCTCTGTTGCGGCCGGCGAGGAGGCCCAAGAGAAGGGTACCACGTTGAGACCGGATGTAAGCATATCGCCCATCAACCCGGCCGCGCTCCCGTTTGCTGGGAAGTAGGCGAAGAAGTTGGGGCTCTGCCAGTGTGTCAGTCCTGGGACGATGTGTTGCTGCACATCCTCCAGTATGGCTTCCACCGGATCGCCGTGTTCGGGCGGCGCGTCCGGTAGAAGCGTCCGGAGCCACCCTGGCTCGGCGTCGGGCCGGACAGGGTAACTCTCGATGTCGCGGTAGTAGCCGTTGAGGAAGTCGATCACCGGGCGCGACTCATCGAAGAATGCCTCGGGGCCAAGTGGCAATGGGGCCTCAAGAGGCGGCAGGCTCCCCATATCGCTAGCTAGCTGATGACAAGGACCTAGTACTTGTGTCTTCTAAACCCGCTCCTAGTACTTTGGGCAGCTCGTATAGGATTGGACGTTTTGCAATGGTACGGGAGGTTTGCACGTCGTGCTTATATAGCCCGAATCATCCATACATATGGCTGAGTAGCTGACACACGAGACTCGCATGTGTTAGCTGTCATGATAGCCTTGCTGCAACGAACATACTCATGCCCGCCCGACCCGACCACGTGCCGCGCTAAAGGCCGAAGGGCCTCGCGTTTTACTCGCTTTGGTTCGATGGATCTCGGGCTCTCTTCGTTGGTGGTGCCGGGTTAACTTTGGTGGGTACCGGGTTGTCGCTGGAGGATAACAGAGGCTCCCCGGCTGGCCGGGCCGCCCGTCGATCCATCGGAACACGGCGATTTTACCGGCGCCGGTAGGTACCGGTGTAGAATCCTCCgacgattttttttaaataatacgaattttttatttaaGTGCAGGAATAGTGCGCGATTCGGAAAAAGTTGAAAAGTGTGACCTGGTCGGTCAGCAGCCTGCAGGCTGCGCGCAGGGGGACAGTCCGACCAGCGTTTGTCGGCCACTAGCAGGCCGATCGGTCGGTAGCCGGCCGACCGTGCATGGCACGGCTTTCGACGCCGCAGACGCTCCCGTGTCGGCCCTGTCTCCTTTTATTCGGCGCCACAGACGCTCCCCGTCGCGCCGCTgtctctttcttcttccttcctcctttCTTCTTCCTTGCTCCCTGTTCGTCTGCAGCACACGACAACAGCTCGAAAAACTCTCCCTTTTTCGTAGATCCTCACTGATTTAGCCAATAAAACTTCACCATTTTGCTGGTATTAGTGGAGGGAAGTCCGATCTACAGATGGGTTAGGGTTTGGAGGCGTTTGGTGGTGCTGTTTAGCAGCAATGCTGACGAAGTGGTGGAGGCTGGTGGTGGTGTAAGGGGTTGAGCTGTTGCTGTGGATTGGTGGTGGTGCTGAGCTGTGGCGTGTTGTTCGTGCTGCTGCAGTTGGAGAGGTTGCTCACGctacaagggtaaaccctaatcttttCATATTAGTGCTAACTATGTAGGTTTATGTGGGCTGGTTTTAGTGTTAGTGTATGTATGTGCTGTGTAGTAGTTACGTTTGTTGACGCGGGCAGAAATTTTTTAGGTGAGCAAAGATGACAGATGTAATGAAGATAGTATTTTACTATTGTATGGGTAGTGTCCGATCAAATGAAATGGGAGTTGATCTGAGTGAGTTCAAATCTGTAGAGATGAATATGACTGCTCCTAGAACATGGACAATTGAGCAGGTGAAGGACTGGTTGACAGAATGTTTCGGGCTTAATCCTGAAGTGCACATAGTAggtgtgcatgcattgtggacTAA includes:
- the LOC124686961 gene encoding tyrosine decarboxylase 1-like; the protein is MGSLPPLEAPLPLGPEAFFDESRPVIDFLNGYYRDIESYPVRPDAEPGWLRTLLPDAPPEHGDPVEAILEDVQQHIVPGLTHWQSPNFFAYFPANGSAAGLMGDMLTSGLNVVPFSWASSPAATELESVVVDWMCKLLGLPDRFLFSGGGGGVLHGSTCEGVVSTLAAARDRALRSLGHEGIVRLVVYASDQSHATFQKGASIIGIPPANFRIIPTSASSGYGLTADSVCDAVEADIASGLVPLYLCATIGTTGVGAVDPVRGLGEVARRYGMWLHVDAAFAGSALVCPEFRDCIDGAELADSVSMNPHKWFLTNMDCCCLWVANPQVLTSAVSTNPEYLNNIGKGCTEVIDYKDWQIALSRPFRAMKLWVVLRRHGAAGMRAHIRRHVEMAKWFERMVTADERFEVVTARSFSLVTFRLRPQYELEGEHAVDALNRKLLVAINTSGRAFMTHFVVDNKFVIRMAMGGAMTQMRHVRDAWKLVKEKAKEVGLPLGLS